atttaatgcCCTTAGCATGCATTGGGTGTCATGTTGAGTTCATTATTAGTTGGTTAGGTCCATGTTGGGTGCTGACCAATAAATCATTGGAGGATGTTTATAGCTGATGGAATGTGTCCCTGACCTTCCCTAAGAGTAACAAATGTAAATTTCTGACAAGAATCCTTGTCAATCGATCCATAATTCAACTATAGGGTGCGACAAACTCTCAAGGGATGATGACTCTTTGCCAATCCAAGAGCTTACTCACATTTGGTCCATGCATTTGAGGTCGTAGGGACAAGCCTTTATTAGTCCTAGACATCTTGCTTCAAGTGTTAGACcaataatttttagtttgatAAGTGAAATCAAACCAACCTTAGTGAATTTTGTGGAGTTGCCCTGAGGCATGTTGGATCAGAGGCAAATGGTAGATTCTAGTTGTGGAATAAGTGAAGCCGCACAAGAAAATTTAGGTGGTGGggcccaaaaaaaaattgatttttgaaaaactaatttaccaagaaaataagattttaaacttccttaaaatttttgaactttttatgaaaacattaattattaattttattaatatcgataaaattatcaacttaatttaatttatttatgctAACCAATAAGTGGGATACCCCTAACCTTAATTTATGGTTTTGTGTCAAAGTCTTATCCTAAAACATTTACATGATGATACAAAATAGTGGTCTCCATGTGCTTAAATGTACACTTTCTTAAACAAACACAATGGGCAAATGTAAATAATTCATTGCTGCAAGCAAAAGAGGAAAAGCAAATTGTAAGTAATCCTATTCTATTAGTCAAAAAGTTCCAAGTTGGTTAGGGGTAAGACACCTAATTTTGGGTCCACTTGCCCTACAAACCTTAGAATCAGTGTCAACAATTAATAAGTCTTTACTTTAggagatttttcttctttttttttttttttggggggggggtgGGTGGGGTGGAAGAAATTGAAGGGTTGCATAGTTTTGATTTCAGAACAATCCTCAGTATGGTCAACCCTACTTTACTCCACAATATCattgaaaatagaaacaaaatttttgatATGACCCACCCCTTCAAatcaatctaaaattttaaatcttgatGATGAAATAATTGGAACTTATCCATAGAAAACTGTTGAGAAAGGTGTCTCATATTGTGATGGAATGTAGAAGGTACTACAAAAGGGTTTTTCCTTTGTCCTACTTGTTTGATACTTTGGACATGGTGGGTGCCCTTGAGGTGAAATTGTTTTGGatattttgattgtattttgtTGTTGGATTTAGTAAAATTAGTTTATCAGAATTTGTGTAGACCTAAAAAAACCTATTAATTCTTAGAATAATTTGGTGGGTATTTGGATAAAGAAGAATGTGATTAGAAAATAAAGGAGAAGCACTTTTTTGCATGTGGAGGTTGACTAACCTTCCAAGCTTTCTTAGGGGAGGGGGGGTGGTTGGCTCTAAAGATTTCAATAGAATAATAATTTTCCCAAGAAAGTAGTTATGGAAGCAATGAAACACCACTTTAAACAATCCCATAATCCTACATGGAATTCCATTTCATCCATAGAAGGAATAAAGAATTACAAATGGaattaaatataacttttttctCCAAAATACCCTTCACACCTCATAATGTTCTCCACCAAGCCCCAAAAATTCCACATGGGGTGGCTCAAATGGGGTATGTGATGGGCTGTTTTGTAATTTGGGTGACCAAAATAGTGCCCTGTTTGGTCCCCACCTTACAAGATTCACTGTttagagaaaagagaaagacaATGAGTGTTTGGAAGGTATTGGATTCTCAGTCCCCTGTCCCCCACCCCTACCCCTTTGGGCAAAATCTGCCCTTGGCCAGCTAAGTATTTTTTTGGACGAAAAATTGCCCTCACTACCCCAATTGTGCACTAGTCCTATAATGGTAGATGCAAAGAAAAACATTGTATTTTTCCTCCTTGTGCCCCAAATGGAGcacaaatttttgttatttgttcAAGGTTTCTAACAATTTTAGTACATATGATAATATTACtttctgaaaataaaatttgaaaaatacttatatatatatatatatatttatattataaaattaagtatatttgtataaaatatgggtttttcaatttttttgtaaagaaaatgggtgagagaaatattttatgccattaatattatttgatttattttgaatCTCATTCATTGGTTGGTAATGTTTTTAGGAAAGGGGAAGATTTTAACTTTGCTTTAAGGATTAAAGGAATTGACTAGGCTCAATGTTAAAACATAAACCCCACTCAAAGAGGTAGAAAAGTAGGGTTAGAATTCTCAATGAAGAAAAGAGGTCTTAGTGGAAGGATGAAATGGTATGTAACAAATGATTTCTTGACTTTTATTGGGAAACACTCAATGGTGttgctttattttcaaaactacaTTTATGGACTATCATACATATGGTGCTTTGTCCATTTTGGTGATGTGTGTTCCTTGAATCATGCTTTTGAAAGTAACATGAAATATATTACACATAATCTATTtcccaaaatcaacaaaaaaaattaaaaaattaaaaaaattcccatctTAATTATTCAAagttatatacatataatacctttaatattcattttctttaaaataatttatcgggGGTGCAACAATATTGTTTGTAAGTTTCAAAATGGTTCATGACTTTTCAAATGGAATCCCGAGGTATAATATCAAATGACATAAAagatttgacttattttaactaaaagatattaattggtttttaaataagatGATTAAAACCTgactttaaataattaaataatatttattatttttatcataacaTTTAGAAGTAGTGGattcattgaatttattattatcaataacTATAAGGGAATGATTACAATTGTAGTGAAGCAATAATGTGACCACTTGAAAGCAatgtgattttagaaaattggaAGCTATGATATGGTATTAGAATTAAGACAGATGATATGGACAATACCCACCACTaggtttaaaaattattttgaaaccaATGGGCATTTTGGTTATTTTGGGCCTTCCTCAGTCTTGCCTACATGGAGTGAAAAATACTTCTCCGCTtcatctttctctttctctctctctctctctctcacacacacacacagagctTCACATGCCCTCATTTCATCAAGCCATTGAGGACAAAGACAAAGCTTCCTTGGATTTTTGATACCTCCAACTCTCTCTCTTGTTTCTCTGGTTCTCCAAGATCCTTCATTGGATATGATCTTCATCTCTGTAAATCAAATCCAACCGTTGGATACCCACTTCTTCATCTCTTTTGTTCTCTTCTTCCCTCCCAACTTTATCTGATTTCCATATTCCTCTTCTCTGGTTTTCATGTTCTCCCCTgttttctcctctgtttttatCTCTACTctgttttcttcctcttctgcTTCTTTATTTCATGGCTGCTGCTACTCCTGCTACTCAAGTCTTTCAAGGCCACAACAGCAACGGCGATCATGAAGTTAGCAGACAAGAAATTCAGGCCGCCATTGCTAAAGCAGTTGAGCTCAGAGCTCTTCATGCTGCTTTGATACAAGGCAATAGCCCAGCCAATCTCAAGTACCCAACTGCTTCCCCTGTTTCACGCCCTCCTTCTCACTTCTCTGCTCAAGATTACCCTGTTTTCACTCCTGTGAGTTCTccgtttctttctttctttctttttttttgagattttttcaaTAGCAATTTAGTTTATTGAATTAGATTTTTGTCTAATCTTCTCATTTTCTCCCCTGTTATGTTATTGTTTTTGATCGATTTGCTTTTAATGCAAGTTTCTTTATGAGGCATCATGATTAGAATTGAATGAAACCCATAAATTGAATCTCATCTGTTGCAATGATTATGGGTTCTGTGTTCTCTCTTTAAGCTTATATAATGATTGTAGTTGTTGGGTTTTGCTTTAATGGAAGAGTTTCAGGGTTATGCTTGAGATTAAATTAATTCCAGAAGattactccttttttttttctttttttttttgcttcaatgATTATGTCCTCTGTCCTCTGTTTCTTCCAtgaatttttggttaaaatgaCAGAGAAATTCTTTGACCCCAGCAACATTTTTGCTGGATTTTGCTTGTTATATGCTTCAGTAAAACCAAACCCAGAAATCTAGGCCCATTTCAAAGCATTGTTCTATGCTTAGTCTTTGgtcaatgaaatgaaaattctgGGTTCTTCATTATCTGCAAAGTCCACTTATAATATGGGAAATTTCTCTTACAGAGTTACGGAGATGAACCATTACCTGGGTACCATCAACTTCATGTTGAAAATGATCGAAATTTGTCCGAAAGTTGGGATGTGGAAGGGCTAGGAGGAAATGATAATGAAACCATCATGTCGGATTACAAAAAGGAGATTTCTTCAAGGAAGGGATTGCCTTCTGGTTTAGTCAGCTTAGAGCCCCATGTTTGTCCAAGTGAAGATCAGAAGTCAGTCACCAGTGCCTGTGCAAACCACATCACTGTGCTTCAAACATCGCCTGGAACCGATTTCTTCAAGTCCAGTAGGAGAAACAGTCTGGGGGAGTTCAAATCCCTCTCATCTTGCAACAAATGCAGACCTGCAATCATAAGCACCGAAACCGAAAATACGGTCAAGAACAGTAAGGGTTCTAGTTTTGTGGTGCCCTTGACTGATTCCCATTCCTCAGTTCAATCACAGCCTAAGAACCGGGGAGTGAGCCTCTCATGGTTGTTTCCAAGGTTAAAGAAGAAGCACAAGAATGAGAGTTCCCCAAACCGAACAGAATCCGAGGAAGTATCACAAATTTTCAAAGACTTGGGGATAATGTCCATTGAGACATTGAAGAAAGAGCTGATGGATGCAAATGAGAGTAGAGATGCAGCCTTAATGGAGGTTGCAGAGATGAAATCTTCTCTGGGGGAGCTGAAACAGAAGCTGGAGTACTTGGAGACTTACTGTGAAGAGCTCAAGAGAGTTCTGAAGCAAACAGCTCAGGCAAAGGACTTGCAGGCTCCGGAAAAGCTCAGAAGTCTTCCAAAGAGGGGGAAATCATCCATTGATGGGAATGGAGAAAACTTCATTCCAGTCAGTGAGGAAGTAATGGTGGAGGGCTTCTTGCAGATAGTATCAGAAGCAAGATTATCAGTAAAACAATTCTGCAAGATCCTTATCAGCCAAATTGAAGAATCCGATAATACCCTAACAGACAACTTGAATTCTCTTCTTCAACCATATAAACTGTCTCTGACATCAAAGTACTCAAAGGCAGTGCTGTACCATCTTGAAGCCATCATAAACCAGTCACTCTACCAAGACTTTGAGAACTGTGTGTTCCAGAAGAACGGCACGGCCAAGCTCTTAGACCCTCATCAAGATCGCCAAGCACGGTTTTCATCCTTTGTCGCATTGAGAAACCTAAGCTGGAATGAGGTACTGAGGAAAGGGACCAAGTACTACAGTGAAGAGTTCAGCAAGTTCTGTGATCAGAAGATGAGTTGcatcatttcaactctgaattggACGAGGCCATGGCCTGAGCAGCTCCTCCAATCCTTCTTTGTTTCAGCCAAATGCATATGGTTGCTTCATTTGCTTGCTTTTTCATTCAACCCCCCTCTGGGAATCCTCAGAGTTGAAGAAAACAGAAGCTTTGATCCTCATTACATGGAAGATATGTTCATGGATAGGCAGAGATCACAGGGTCCGAGCCGGGTTAAGATCATGGTGATGCCTGGTTTCTATGTTCAAGACAGGGTTCTAAGGTGTAAGGTTCTATGCAGATACAAATCTGTAGCCTAATTTAAAGATTTTCTTCTCCCAAGAAAATTTCAACTTAACAAGCTTGTAACTTTCAAATCTATGTCAACATATGGTTCAATGGGGGGTTTCATCCATTGATAACTGAATATCAGATTCTATCACTTCGTTCAGGATTTCAGTAACCACTGAATATTCGAGTTTCAAAATAGAATTTGATTCCTAAACTGATTTTTGAGAATTGCTTTCAAAAGCATTATGAAACAAACCTTAAGCTTTTAGGTAAATTGGTAAGATGGTATCAAAGCTCTGATTAACTAGAATTCTCAGGTTTGAGTCGATTGGTAGCTTAACATAGTATTTCACGAATCTTGAACATATAAACAATCTTCCCATGGAGTCCTACATTCTCACTTTTTGCTGAAAGCTTGTGAAGGTGCCATATTTGTTTTGCTCTGCCCCTAATATAactgtaattttaaaatattatatatgttgtacttaattataaaattgCTACAAGCATACAAAGACCCTTCACCCCAAATACCACCCATCTTTCAACTTCAATCTAAGaatcattatttaattaaaagggataaaacgattcctaaattaaaaaaataattcctaaataatTGTACTCGTAATGTacttctttttaaatataaaaagcatATGAAATTGTTCATGTCTCTCTCATTCACGCTCCATgacccatttttttaatttaaataatattatttaaaaggagtattttaataatagtatgtaataaaatatttataaaatgtgatcgttttaaaatcatatatatatattttcgtGGAGTGAATCCATCTATGACCTTAACTCTAATACCAATTCTTAGATTGAACTTTAGCtatcttatttgaaaatcaattgattATCTAATGAAGGCAAATTAAACCTTTTATGATATTTAACTATCGTCGTTTGGGTGACCTATCCGAACAATATTATTACACCTCGACAACATTCTTCATATGTTCTATGTTTTTAATGGTTTCTCATCATACTTtacaaaaaatacttaaaactattttatgagtgcgtttgatagtaattttataaagcatttttaatatttttaacacttaaatgatacaaatttttaattgttaaaaaatattagaaacactttttaaaatcattattaaacggagtctaaatttgttctaaaatacaagttttcaaaacaatattttttacaactatttgaataaaaaaattggcaaatgtgttttttaaattaaaaaactattttaaagagCAATGAGGGAACATATgctataattttttaagtttacgATGTTCACGAATTATGCCATAAATAATGCTTATAAGTAATATAGTCACGTTTGATTAATTGAACATAACATAAGATAAAGCAAGAcattataaaatatatcttatttcatatttggttaataatgagataaaataagttATCATGTGATTTATCACTTTCCATATTAAATCAAACATAGAATagtgtatatattttttatatatcattttcataGATACACacatcataaatttatattttcatcaattttatttttttacttttaatttttatattactcattaagtaaaacaaaagtttcgattaaaaaaaaaatttgtagtgtgcaaaaagaattaaaaaatatatgtaaaagatatcaaaaaataataataatatatgcattatttaattgtttttgacATAGTATTATAGAAAAGAGTTTTGAAAtgccttaaaaaataaaagtgtgtTTGGCGGTGATTTTAGTGAatgtttatagtttttctaacatttaaaattatttatctttcaaatattaaaaatgttaaaaatactttctaaaatcactgttaaacatatttttagagtgcatttgatagtaattttataaaacatttttgatatttttaatatttaaaagataaaatttttcaaatataaaaaatactaaaaatattttttaaaatcattaccaaatacactttaaattatgtttggttgggTGCcacagaaaggaaaaaatattaaaaaaattgattttcttgtatttgatttattataaaaaaataaaataaaatataattaaaaatacttacAATTTTgtatactttaaaattttatacaggaaatcaaatataaatttaccaattttgaaaaatatataaaaataatttattaatattaaatatccgtactttttttttcttcccttttatatttttttctctacttTAATTTTCTCACTCTTTTCcccaaaaattttcataaccaAATGTGGAATCACATAACACCAAGACTCGTTGGATTCGCTTGTGAAACTAATCATTCAAGGTAAAATATGAGGAAACGACTGGCAAGATGTTTGGACTGTAGAACACGTCTCTTTCTTGtttcatttcttcctttttattttctcccACTTTCAATTAGTATTCTgcaacttttgaaaaaaaaatgtggaacTCTTGGGCCTCCTGTGACCCTCTCACTTTCATCTACCCACTTTCAACTCACAAGCAGACAACCCCCAAAGACGACCGTTGAAATTAAAAAGCGCTTATTtcttttaacatatatatttaataacatatGATATGATTTTATGCAAGCTATGATCAAACCCATGTCCCAATGAATAGCtttaaatatatgtaatttCAACAACTCTAGGTCAGTGTATTATAGGGGTTTGCGAGGGGTCACATATAGAATCCCTCTTCTCGAACAGCATAGATCAGTTGACATGATTCTCTCTCAACAGGCGGAGACGAGAGCTATGGCGGAAGGAAGAGAAAATATAGTGATGTTTCCCTTCATGGCACAAGGTCATACAATCCCATTTCTGGCTTTAGCTCTTCATATAGAGAAGAAGAAGGGCTACAGCATCACCTTTGTCAGCACGCCTCTCAACATCAAGAAACTCCGGTCTGCAATCCCTCCAACCTCCTCCATTCGCCTCCTTGAAATCCCTTTTTGCAGCTCTGATCATGGCTTCCCTCCCAACACCGAGAACACCGATGTCCTCCCTTATTATCGCATCATTGATTTCCTCCATGCTTCTTTGTCTCTGAAACCTGCTTTTAGAGAGCTGATTTTGAACCTTATCAATGAGCAACATGGCTGTCCGCCGCTGTGTATCATTGCAGACATATTCTTTGGTTGGACTGCTGATGTTGCCAAGGAGTTGGGTGTCTTTCATGCTATTTTCAGTGGAGCTGGGGGGTTCGGATTGGCATGCTACTACTCTATTTGGGGCAGCCTTCCTCATAGGAATGCCGATTC
The sequence above is drawn from the Vitis riparia cultivar Riparia Gloire de Montpellier isolate 1030 chromosome 6, EGFV_Vit.rip_1.0, whole genome shotgun sequence genome and encodes:
- the LOC117916858 gene encoding IRK-interacting protein, with the protein product MAAATPATQVFQGHNSNGDHEVSRQEIQAAIAKAVELRALHAALIQGNSPANLKYPTASPVSRPPSHFSAQDYPVFTPSYGDEPLPGYHQLHVENDRNLSESWDVEGLGGNDNETIMSDYKKEISSRKGLPSGLVSLEPHVCPSEDQKSVTSACANHITVLQTSPGTDFFKSSRRNSLGEFKSLSSCNKCRPAIISTETENTVKNSKGSSFVVPLTDSHSSVQSQPKNRGVSLSWLFPRLKKKHKNESSPNRTESEEVSQIFKDLGIMSIETLKKELMDANESRDAALMEVAEMKSSLGELKQKLEYLETYCEELKRVLKQTAQAKDLQAPEKLRSLPKRGKSSIDGNGENFIPVSEEVMVEGFLQIVSEARLSVKQFCKILISQIEESDNTLTDNLNSLLQPYKLSLTSKYSKAVLYHLEAIINQSLYQDFENCVFQKNGTAKLLDPHQDRQARFSSFVALRNLSWNEVLRKGTKYYSEEFSKFCDQKMSCIISTLNWTRPWPEQLLQSFFVSAKCIWLLHLLAFSFNPPLGILRVEENRSFDPHYMEDMFMDRQRSQGPSRVKIMVMPGFYVQDRVLRCKVLCRYKSVA